A single genomic interval of Tsukamurella paurometabola harbors:
- a CDS encoding FAD/NAD(P)-binding protein yields MVSVGIVGGGAAAVSLLRQLPVSDDLSVSVYADRVIGPGRAYAEESDSALLNRQAFAMSISAEQPDEFVDWCRANEPELLVDGGHSFVPRWAYGRYLRQCTQARAVEFGDSLTRITGRVTDAAREGDLWRLVVHRPGFAPETYRHDVVVLALGSSPPADPYRLEGTEHYTQDPYPVDEWLPTVLAGDSAAVIGTGLSAIDVALAVRSRGWGGHLLMASRQGILPDVRSDLEPLDFDPDVGALIRRVRLRHGGLEWEDVVNIVDYLAVGEGLRRSEVRAAFRAIAEPAGPRLAGFSGRPASIAPEVQRLVICVAQYYANDLWSAMTRSARSAMVATVHAPFQALANPLPARSAQVLGDMVVDGALTVRHGVRDVAPSASGLVVSSADGDEAVQHVVNATRTPAGAPSGAAASLVSSLVYAGTARRNPYGGLRINVDDNAIVGRDGASVPGLYALGEIASGDLYYISSIAKIRRRARAVARSIAERVHPAVPQADPVQVAVSGG; encoded by the coding sequence GTGGTGTCAGTCGGGATCGTCGGAGGGGGTGCCGCGGCCGTGAGCCTGCTGCGGCAGCTGCCCGTGAGCGACGATCTGTCCGTCTCCGTCTACGCCGACCGGGTCATCGGCCCGGGCCGGGCGTACGCGGAGGAGTCCGATTCGGCCCTGCTGAACCGGCAGGCGTTCGCGATGTCGATCTCCGCGGAGCAGCCCGACGAGTTCGTCGACTGGTGCCGGGCGAACGAGCCGGAGCTCCTCGTCGACGGCGGACACAGCTTCGTCCCGCGCTGGGCGTACGGCCGCTACCTGCGGCAGTGCACGCAGGCCCGCGCGGTCGAGTTCGGCGACTCGCTCACCAGGATCACCGGACGCGTCACCGACGCGGCGCGGGAGGGCGATCTCTGGCGGCTCGTCGTGCACCGCCCCGGGTTCGCCCCGGAGACCTACCGGCACGACGTCGTCGTACTCGCGCTGGGCTCGAGCCCGCCCGCGGATCCGTACCGGCTCGAGGGCACCGAGCACTACACGCAGGACCCGTACCCGGTCGACGAGTGGCTGCCGACCGTTCTCGCCGGCGACTCCGCCGCCGTGATCGGCACCGGCCTCAGCGCGATCGACGTCGCGCTGGCCGTGCGCTCCCGCGGCTGGGGCGGCCACCTGCTGATGGCCTCGCGCCAGGGCATCCTGCCCGACGTGCGCAGCGACCTCGAGCCGCTCGACTTCGATCCCGATGTGGGCGCGCTCATCCGGCGCGTGCGCCTGCGGCACGGCGGCCTCGAGTGGGAGGACGTGGTGAACATCGTCGACTACCTCGCCGTGGGCGAGGGACTGCGCCGGTCCGAGGTACGGGCCGCGTTCCGCGCGATCGCCGAGCCCGCCGGGCCCCGGCTGGCGGGCTTCTCCGGGCGTCCGGCGTCGATCGCGCCGGAGGTGCAGCGGCTCGTGATCTGCGTGGCCCAGTACTACGCCAACGACCTGTGGTCGGCGATGACCCGCTCGGCGCGGTCGGCCATGGTCGCGACGGTGCACGCGCCCTTCCAGGCGCTCGCCAACCCCCTGCCCGCCCGGAGCGCGCAGGTGCTCGGGGACATGGTGGTCGACGGTGCGCTGACCGTCCGGCACGGCGTGCGCGACGTGGCGCCGTCGGCCTCCGGGCTGGTGGTGAGCAGCGCCGACGGCGACGAGGCGGTCCAGCACGTGGTCAACGCGACCCGGACGCCGGCCGGGGCGCCGTCGGGCGCGGCCGCCAGCCTGGTCTCCTCGCTCGTCTACGCGGGGACCGCGCGGCGCAATCCCTACGGTGGACTGCGGATCAACGTGGACGACAACGCGATCGTCGGCCGCGACGGCGCATCGGTGCCGGGGCTGTACGCACTCGGCGAGATCGCCTCGGGCGATCTCTACTACATCAGCAGCATCGCGAAGATCCGCCGCCGCGCCCGCGCGGTGGCGCGGTCGATCGCCGAGCGGGTGCATCCGGCGGTGCCGCAAGCGGATCCGGTGCAGGTGGCGGTGTCCGGTGGCTGA
- a CDS encoding glycosyltransferase family 39 protein encodes MAPALRPRRTLLVPGVLALLGVLLSLWHGGRPSVWFDELATGSAVDRSPGELWHLLTNIDAVHGLYYWGVRTFSLAFGVDETALRAFSALGVGAATAACYVLARRLGGETFALVAGVITLVLPRLTWSGVEARSYSWVIASAALVLIAAHRAASSAVAAGTASGRRGDPLTRAWLAYGAALLLATVLFLYSATLVLAVAVVFLADERTRTRAVLRPAAIASAAAVVLASPVVILAATQRDQVAWLRWPGWRIFQNVLVDQWFDHSTAFAVAAWLVIAVAALLWWRRGIGSARARDGGPADAAPSGMSPTDLASVLRYGLAGALVPLAAILLVSPVVPSYVGRYVSFTVPGVVLVLAAAVTTVARLLPRPRVAGAALLVVLAVTAIPGYLWQHSPLSKPGGSDFSYAARYIRDNARPGDCVFFQVQPSWAWPSLRIAHDGLPGMFDGLHDMGNDGDRREEGKLWDKEKGVNQWASWAADECTAAWVLTDADRAEDDFRQENGNLWWTFRPFQFMGTDMQVSLDYGGLAVVHQEQFHILQVVHLVQPPPAEGPDPQPLPRTRHTYW; translated from the coding sequence ATGGCCCCGGCACTGCGGCCGCGGCGAACACTGCTCGTCCCCGGGGTCCTCGCGCTCCTCGGCGTCCTCCTGTCGCTGTGGCACGGCGGGCGGCCGTCCGTCTGGTTCGACGAGCTCGCCACCGGCTCCGCCGTCGACCGCTCGCCCGGCGAACTCTGGCACCTGCTGACGAACATCGACGCGGTGCACGGCCTCTACTACTGGGGCGTTCGTACCTTCTCCCTCGCCTTCGGAGTCGACGAGACCGCGCTGCGGGCGTTCTCCGCGCTCGGCGTCGGCGCGGCCACCGCGGCCTGCTACGTCCTCGCGCGGCGTCTCGGCGGCGAGACCTTCGCCCTGGTCGCCGGGGTGATCACGCTGGTCCTGCCGCGACTCACCTGGTCGGGCGTCGAGGCGCGCTCCTACTCCTGGGTGATCGCGTCCGCGGCACTCGTGCTGATCGCCGCGCACCGGGCGGCATCGTCGGCCGTGGCGGCCGGCACGGCGAGCGGACGTCGAGGCGACCCGCTCACCCGGGCCTGGCTCGCATACGGTGCGGCGCTGCTGCTGGCCACGGTGCTCTTCCTCTACTCCGCGACACTCGTGCTCGCGGTCGCGGTGGTGTTCCTCGCGGACGAGCGCACCCGCACCCGGGCCGTCCTGCGGCCGGCAGCGATCGCCTCCGCGGCCGCGGTCGTCCTCGCGAGCCCCGTCGTGATCCTCGCCGCCACGCAGCGCGATCAGGTGGCGTGGCTGCGTTGGCCGGGGTGGCGGATCTTCCAGAACGTCCTGGTCGATCAGTGGTTCGACCACTCGACGGCGTTCGCGGTGGCGGCGTGGCTCGTGATCGCCGTCGCCGCGCTGCTGTGGTGGCGGCGCGGCATCGGATCCGCGCGGGCGAGGGACGGTGGACCGGCAGATGCGGCACCGTCGGGCATGTCCCCCACGGACCTGGCCTCGGTGCTCCGCTACGGCCTGGCCGGCGCCCTGGTGCCGCTCGCGGCGATCCTGCTGGTCTCGCCGGTGGTCCCGTCCTACGTCGGGCGGTACGTGAGCTTCACGGTGCCCGGCGTGGTGCTCGTCCTCGCCGCCGCGGTCACGACGGTGGCGCGGCTGCTGCCCCGCCCGCGGGTCGCCGGCGCGGCGCTGCTCGTGGTGCTCGCGGTGACGGCGATTCCCGGCTACCTGTGGCAGCACAGCCCGCTGTCGAAGCCGGGCGGCAGCGATTTCAGCTACGCCGCCCGCTACATCCGCGACAACGCGCGCCCCGGGGACTGCGTCTTCTTCCAGGTGCAGCCGAGCTGGGCGTGGCCCTCACTGCGGATCGCGCACGACGGCCTGCCCGGGATGTTCGACGGCCTGCACGACATGGGCAACGACGGTGACCGTCGCGAGGAGGGCAAGCTCTGGGACAAGGAGAAGGGCGTCAATCAGTGGGCGTCGTGGGCGGCCGACGAGTGCACCGCCGCCTGGGTGCTCACCGACGCCGATCGCGCCGAGGACGACTTCCGGCAGGAGAACGGGAACCTGTGGTGGACCTTTCGGCCGTTCCAGTTCATGGGCACCGACATGCAGGTCTCGCTCGACTACGGCGGCCTCGCGGTGGTGCACCAGGAACAGTTCCACATCCTCCAGGTGGTGCACCTGGTGCAGCCGCCGCCCGCGGAGGGGCCGGACCCGCAGCCGCTCCCGCGGACGCGGCACACCTACTGGTGA
- a CDS encoding DoxX family membrane protein, with product MDVVFLIGRILLAVLFVMSAVGHFTAADGMAQYAAAKKVPAAKLAVVGSGVVALLGGLSLILGVWIDLGALLLVLFLLPVTLMMHDFWKAVDPEAKQTEMISFNKNLALIGGALILFYFVNVTQSVPLGLTGPLFPAW from the coding sequence ATGGACGTCGTTTTCCTGATCGGCCGCATCCTGCTCGCGGTCCTGTTCGTCATGTCGGCCGTCGGACACTTCACCGCCGCCGACGGGATGGCGCAGTACGCCGCCGCCAAGAAGGTGCCCGCCGCCAAGCTGGCCGTGGTCGGCAGCGGTGTCGTCGCGCTGCTCGGCGGCCTGTCGCTGATCCTGGGCGTGTGGATCGACCTGGGCGCGCTGCTGCTCGTGCTGTTCCTGCTGCCCGTCACGCTGATGATGCACGACTTCTGGAAGGCCGTGGATCCCGAGGCCAAGCAGACCGAGATGATCTCGTTCAACAAGAACCTCGCCCTCATCGGCGGCGCGCTGATCCTGTTCTACTTCGTCAACGTCACCCAGTCGGTGCCGCTGGGCCTCACCGGCCCGCTGTTCCCGGCCTGGTGA
- a CDS encoding ABC transporter ATP-binding protein codes for MSVSIRTQDACVDFPVFDAKSRSIKRAVMGSAGGKVMADDNVVVVEALRNITMSLNEGDRVGLVGHNGAGKSTLLRLLAGIYEPTRGSALVKGRVAPVFDLGVGMDPEISGLENIIIRGLFLGQTRKSMQRKLDDIAEFTELGDYLSMPLRTYSTGMRVRIALGVVTSIDPEILLLDEGIGAVDAEFMRKARKRLAALVERSGILVFASHSNEFLAQLCDRAMWIDHGEIRQEGGIEEVVTAYEGPDAGAQVRKVLDMLEAEDD; via the coding sequence ATGAGCGTTTCCATTCGGACGCAGGACGCCTGCGTCGACTTCCCCGTGTTCGACGCCAAATCGCGCTCGATCAAGCGCGCCGTGATGGGTTCCGCCGGCGGCAAGGTGATGGCCGACGACAACGTGGTCGTCGTCGAGGCGCTGCGCAACATCACCATGAGCCTCAACGAGGGCGACCGCGTGGGCCTCGTCGGCCACAACGGTGCCGGCAAGTCCACGCTGCTGCGGCTGCTCGCCGGGATCTACGAGCCCACGCGCGGCTCGGCGCTGGTGAAGGGCCGGGTCGCGCCCGTCTTCGACCTCGGCGTGGGCATGGATCCCGAGATCTCGGGACTGGAGAACATCATCATCCGCGGCCTCTTCCTGGGACAGACGCGGAAGTCGATGCAGCGCAAGCTCGACGACATCGCCGAGTTCACCGAGCTCGGCGACTACCTGTCCATGCCGCTGCGCACCTACTCCACGGGCATGCGCGTGCGGATCGCACTCGGCGTGGTCACCTCGATCGATCCCGAGATCCTCCTCCTCGACGAGGGCATCGGCGCGGTCGACGCCGAGTTCATGAGGAAGGCCCGCAAGCGCCTGGCGGCCCTGGTCGAACGCTCCGGCATCCTCGTGTTCGCCTCGCACTCGAACGAGTTCCTCGCGCAGCTCTGTGACCGTGCCATGTGGATCGACCACGGCGAGATCCGCCAGGAGGGCGGAATCGAGGAGGTCGTGACCGCCTACGAGGGTCCCGACGCCGGCGCCCAGGTCCGCAAGGTCCTCGACATGCTCGAGGCCGAGGATGACTGA
- a CDS encoding MFS transporter — protein sequence MSAPGRWTTIMLLVAVTAPQLGLSLLNPSTPQMALDLHTSISAVQLTLSCYMAGYAVSMFAAGVLADRFDARALQALGLVLFALGGVLAAGAPTVAVLGVARFVQAVGGTSATVLCRLVIQRRYPTDARMHLLTSLSIVIAATPALSPFLGSALVQVAPWRALFLGLAAVGLVLALAFLRLVPTAAPSTPVAPTPRAIGRGIAEAFARRGFHRHAVVISLAWMGYFLFIEQSAFILQGLHGATEIQYGLLLIVPALGYIAGSVVIRRAAVARIAVRLCTIGSAIGAATLILLAATGVPTAAAVVLPLAVGFLGVGAAIPFAQAGLLELDLKAQGVGAGLFFFVQMGAGALYSVVVEALHLRSAVSTSVAIGLPLLALAAVVWGTTRARA from the coding sequence GTGAGCGCGCCGGGCCGCTGGACCACGATCATGCTGCTGGTGGCGGTCACGGCGCCGCAGCTCGGGCTGAGCCTGCTCAACCCGTCGACGCCGCAGATGGCGCTCGACCTGCACACCTCCATCTCGGCCGTGCAACTCACCCTCTCCTGCTACATGGCGGGGTACGCGGTCTCGATGTTCGCCGCGGGCGTGCTCGCGGACCGGTTCGACGCCCGCGCCCTGCAGGCGCTGGGCCTCGTGCTGTTCGCGCTGGGCGGCGTGCTCGCGGCGGGGGCGCCGACGGTGGCGGTGCTCGGCGTCGCGCGGTTCGTGCAGGCGGTCGGTGGAACGTCGGCGACGGTGCTGTGCCGCTTGGTGATCCAGCGCCGGTATCCGACCGACGCGCGGATGCACCTGCTCACCTCGCTGTCGATCGTGATCGCCGCGACGCCCGCCCTCTCGCCCTTCCTGGGGTCGGCGCTCGTGCAGGTGGCGCCCTGGCGTGCGCTCTTCCTCGGCCTCGCCGCGGTCGGGTTGGTGCTGGCCCTCGCGTTCCTGCGTCTCGTACCGACGGCCGCCCCGTCGACGCCCGTCGCACCGACGCCGCGCGCCATCGGCCGCGGCATCGCGGAGGCGTTCGCGCGCAGGGGATTCCATCGGCACGCGGTGGTGATCTCACTGGCGTGGATGGGGTACTTCCTGTTCATCGAGCAGTCGGCGTTCATCCTGCAGGGGCTGCACGGGGCGACCGAGATCCAGTACGGGCTGCTGCTCATCGTTCCGGCACTCGGCTACATCGCCGGCAGCGTCGTGATCCGGCGGGCGGCCGTCGCACGGATCGCGGTGCGGCTGTGCACGATCGGCTCGGCGATCGGCGCCGCCACCCTGATCCTCCTGGCGGCGACCGGGGTCCCGACGGCGGCCGCCGTGGTGCTCCCGCTCGCCGTCGGCTTCCTCGGCGTCGGTGCGGCGATCCCGTTCGCGCAGGCCGGGTTGCTGGAGCTGGACCTGAAGGCGCAGGGCGTCGGCGCCGGGTTGTTCTTCTTCGTCCAGATGGGGGCGGGCGCCCTGTACTCCGTGGTGGTGGAGGCGCTGCACCTGCGGTCGGCCGTGAGCACGTCGGTGGCGATCGGGCTGCCGTTGCTCGCGCTGGCGGCGGTCGTCTGGGGGACCACCCGCGCGAGGGCGTGA
- a CDS encoding acyl-CoA synthetase, protein MGTSLVSDLLPQGHALLRMLQRRVVDPTRPDVALRALGYNRQYGPQAALVIKGAAENPDRIAIVDERGTLTYAQYEAQSNALARGLRASGLKSGDVIAVLARDHRGLLLIISAAARAGMRLAMMNTGFAKPQFAEVCEREKVQAVFHDSEFTSLLDALPDDMPQYLTWVDDADEVPQGAKTIDQLILGRDAKRVPPPEKQGGFIILTSGTTGLPKGATRSKVPSLATAMLVDRIPFQRRGTVVIASPIFHSTGFAMWSAGMSVGCTTVTMRRFDPENTLKLIADNRADMLVAVPTMLTRMLSLPAETLAKYDTSCLKSVVVAGSAVSPELSEKFQDVFGDVLYNVYGSTEVAVATVAQPKDLRTAPGTVGKPPVLTTVRLYDENDRLVEGVGKRGRVFVRAGAPFEGYSDGRTKQIIDGHLSSGDMGHWDEHGLLHIDGRDDDMIVSGGENVYPLEVENLLVTRDDVVEAAVIGVPDPEFGQRLRAFVVIDGGAPSDEEALVKELKEFVRGNLARFKVPRDVVFLDTLPRNPTGKIVRRELPKD, encoded by the coding sequence ATGGGAACGAGCCTGGTCTCCGATCTTCTTCCGCAGGGCCACGCCCTGCTGCGCATGCTCCAGCGCCGGGTCGTGGACCCGACACGCCCCGACGTGGCGCTGCGCGCGCTCGGCTACAACCGGCAGTACGGCCCGCAGGCCGCGCTGGTGATCAAGGGCGCCGCCGAGAACCCGGACCGCATCGCGATCGTCGACGAACGCGGCACCCTCACCTACGCGCAGTACGAGGCGCAGTCGAACGCCCTGGCCCGCGGCCTGCGCGCGTCGGGCCTCAAGTCCGGCGACGTCATCGCCGTCCTCGCCCGCGACCACCGCGGCCTGCTGCTCATCATCAGCGCCGCCGCCCGCGCCGGCATGCGCCTGGCCATGATGAACACCGGCTTCGCCAAGCCCCAGTTCGCCGAGGTCTGCGAGCGCGAGAAGGTGCAGGCCGTGTTCCACGACAGCGAGTTCACCTCGCTTCTCGACGCGCTGCCCGACGACATGCCGCAGTACCTGACCTGGGTCGACGATGCCGACGAGGTGCCCCAGGGCGCGAAGACCATCGACCAGCTCATCCTGGGGCGCGACGCCAAGCGCGTCCCGCCGCCGGAGAAGCAGGGCGGCTTCATCATCCTGACGTCGGGCACCACCGGGCTGCCGAAGGGCGCGACCCGCAGCAAGGTGCCCTCGCTCGCGACCGCGATGCTCGTCGATCGCATCCCCTTCCAGCGCCGCGGCACCGTGGTCATCGCCTCGCCGATCTTCCACTCCACCGGCTTCGCCATGTGGTCGGCCGGCATGTCCGTCGGCTGTACCACCGTGACGATGCGCCGGTTCGATCCGGAGAACACCCTCAAGCTGATCGCGGACAACCGCGCCGACATGCTGGTCGCGGTCCCCACGATGCTCACCCGCATGCTGAGCCTGCCTGCGGAGACCCTCGCGAAGTACGACACCAGCTGCCTGAAGTCCGTGGTCGTGGCCGGTTCCGCGGTCTCCCCCGAGCTGTCGGAGAAGTTCCAGGACGTGTTCGGCGACGTGCTCTACAACGTGTACGGCTCGACCGAGGTCGCGGTCGCCACCGTCGCGCAGCCGAAGGACCTCCGCACGGCGCCCGGCACGGTCGGGAAGCCGCCGGTGCTCACGACGGTCCGCCTGTACGACGAGAACGATCGGCTGGTCGAGGGCGTGGGCAAGCGGGGCCGCGTCTTCGTGCGCGCCGGCGCGCCCTTCGAGGGCTACAGCGACGGCCGCACCAAGCAGATCATCGACGGCCACCTCTCGTCGGGCGACATGGGCCACTGGGACGAGCACGGCCTGCTGCACATCGACGGTCGTGACGACGACATGATCGTCTCGGGCGGCGAGAACGTCTACCCGCTCGAGGTGGAGAACCTGCTGGTCACCCGCGACGACGTGGTGGAGGCCGCGGTGATCGGCGTGCCGGATCCCGAGTTCGGCCAGCGCCTGCGGGCCTTCGTCGTGATCGATGGCGGCGCCCCCTCCGACGAGGAGGCTCTCGTCAAGGAGCTCAAGGAGTTCGTGCGCGGCAACCTGGCCCGGTTCAAGGTCCCGCGCGACGTGGTCTTCCTCGACACGCTGCCCCGCAACCCCACGGGCAAGATCGTCCGCCGGGAGCTCCCGAAGGACTGA
- a CDS encoding glycosyltransferase — protein sequence MTDGTGPTVPDRAPDGAGTVIAVVVTHDRAGLLAKSLDVLSSQERPVDHLIVVDNAAQDEVRLLVESQPVATTYLPSRFNLGGAGGFALGMLHALALGADWIWLADDDGRPEGPQVLGTLLGCAERHGLAEVSPVVATIDDPETLAFPLRRGLVWRRKRSELVDPAAPSDDVLLGIASLFNGALFRKDTVAAVGVPDLRLFIRGDEVEVHRRLVRSGLPFGTCLTTAYLHPNGADEFRPILGGRMHTQYPDNETKRFFTYRNRGYLQSQPGMRKLIPQEWARFGWFFLVQRRDVAGFREWLRLRKLGRDERFTRP from the coding sequence ATGACTGACGGGACCGGGCCGACGGTGCCCGATCGTGCGCCCGACGGTGCCGGCACCGTCATCGCCGTCGTCGTCACCCACGACCGGGCGGGCCTGCTCGCGAAGTCCCTCGACGTGCTCAGCTCGCAGGAGCGCCCCGTCGACCACCTGATCGTGGTCGACAACGCGGCCCAGGACGAGGTGCGCCTGCTGGTCGAATCACAGCCCGTCGCCACGACCTACCTGCCCTCGCGGTTCAACCTGGGCGGCGCCGGCGGCTTCGCCCTCGGCATGCTGCACGCCCTCGCGCTGGGCGCCGACTGGATCTGGCTCGCCGACGACGACGGCCGGCCCGAGGGCCCTCAGGTCCTCGGCACACTGCTGGGCTGCGCGGAGCGGCACGGCCTCGCCGAGGTCTCGCCCGTGGTCGCGACCATCGACGATCCCGAGACGCTCGCCTTCCCGCTGCGCCGCGGCCTGGTCTGGCGGCGCAAGCGGTCGGAGCTCGTCGATCCCGCGGCACCGTCGGACGACGTGCTCCTCGGCATCGCCTCCCTCTTCAACGGCGCACTCTTCCGCAAGGACACGGTCGCGGCCGTCGGCGTGCCGGACCTGCGGCTGTTCATCCGCGGTGACGAGGTGGAGGTGCACCGCCGCCTGGTCCGCTCCGGACTGCCCTTCGGCACCTGCCTGACCACCGCGTACCTGCACCCGAACGGCGCCGACGAGTTCCGGCCCATCCTCGGCGGGCGCATGCACACCCAGTACCCGGACAACGAGACCAAGCGCTTCTTCACCTACCGCAACCGCGGCTACCTGCAGTCCCAGCCCGGGATGCGGAAGCTGATCCCCCAGGAGTGGGCGAGGTTCGGTTGGTTCTTCCTGGTGCAGCGGCGCGACGTGGCGGGTTTCCGCGAGTGGCTGCGACTGCGGAAGCTGGGCCGCGACGAGCGGTTCACCCGACCCTGA